A genomic window from Denticeps clupeoides chromosome 11, fDenClu1.1, whole genome shotgun sequence includes:
- the olfml2a gene encoding olfactomedin-like protein 2A isoform X1 has protein sequence MRSFVVTCAVLLPLPLLLLRAADGLSKQVFGDTEPVRMTSEGSDCRCKCVMRPLSVEACARLREGSLRVEDFYTVETVSSGSDCRCSCTAPPSSLNPCENEWKMEKLKKQAPELLKLQSMVDLLEGTLYSMDLMKVHAYMNKVVAQMNTLEESIKTNLTRENDFMRESVMSLTNQLKRYENYSDIMVSIKKEISSLALQLLQKDSASETKAQETESKKVKDAAKTPNKKPPAARPPPKTPKEKPVKAKKESVKPGRPIKPDPTAKTKALGHQPGVVRSITYYKSNPAESTEAGKGDRESGAKTHTIHSIEDKEASEVILETLRVTTALPAAARTTTVTTTSRSTTTQASRINSTARPGEAPEPVSTIKPGLQSPPNKTVKAVECEGTIASVEIPVRHHSYGRNEGAWMKDPVAKDSKIYVTNYYYGNNLVEFRSLEAFKQGRWTNLFKLPYNWIGTGHVVYNGAFYYNRAFTKNIIKYDLKMRYVAAWTLLHDVVYEDTTPWKWRGHSDIDFAVDESGLWVIYPCLDDDYSQHEVIVISKLDPADLSTRKETTWRTGLRRNSYGNCFIICGVLYAIDVYNQKEGEVAYAYDTHTNTEAAPRLPFTNQHAFTTQIDYNPKEKVLYAWDNGHQVTYNIHFVGQ, from the exons CAGGTGTTTGGTGACACCGAGCCGGTGAGGATGACTTCGGAAGGCTCCGACTGCCGATGTAAGTGCGTGATGCGGCCACTGAGCGTGGAGGCGTGCGCTCGCCTGCGGGAGGGGAGCCTGAGGGTGGAGGACTTCTACACGGTGGAGACGGTCAGCTCCGGCTCGGACTGCAGGTGCTCATGCAcggccccgccctcctcccTCAACCCCTGTGAGAATGAGTGGAAGATGGAGAAGCTGAAGAAACAGGCACCCGAGCTGCTGAAG CTCCAATCCATGGTGGACCTCCTGGAGGGCACATTGTACAGTATGGATCTGATGAAGGTCCATGCCTACATGAACAAGGTCGTGGCCCAGATGAACACACTTGAGGAG AGCATCAAGACCAACCTCACCAGGGAAAATGACTTCATGCGGGAAAGCGTGATGAGTTTAACCAATCAGCTGAAACGCTACGAGAACTACTCTGACATCATGGTCAGCATCAAAAAGGAGATATCCAGCTTGGCCCTTCAGCTGCTGCAGAAAGATTCGGCGTCCGAGACCAAAGCTCAG GAAACTGAAAGCAAGAAGGTTAAGGATGCGGCAAAAACCCCGAACAAGAAGCCCCCGGCCGCCAGACCACCACCAAAAACGCCCAAGGAGAAGCCCGTCAAGGCCAAAAAGGAGTCGGTGAAGCCTGGAAGGCCGATCAAGCCGGACCCTACGGCAAAAACCAAGGCCTTGGGCCACCAGCCAGGTGTGGTCAGGAGCATTACCTACTACAAGTCCAACCCGGCAGAGAGCACAGAGGCTGGGAAAGGGGACCGAG AGAGCGGCGCCAAAACTCACACGATCCACAGCATAGAGGACAAAGAGGCTTCTGAAGTCatcctggagaccctcagggtcaCAACAGCCCTGCCAGCAGCAGCCAGAACCACTACCGTCACCACGACGTCCAGAAGTACGACCACACAGGCGTCCCGCATCAACTCCACAGCCAGGCCAGGTGAAGCTCCTGAGCCGGTGTCCACAATCAAACCTGGTCTCCAAAGTCCTCCTAACAAAACAG TGAAAGCCGTGGAGTGTGAGGGCACCATAGCTTCGGTGGAGATTCCCGTGCGGCATCACAGTTACGGGAGGAACGAGGGCGCGTGGATGAAGGACCCGGTCGCCAAGGACTCCAAGATCTACGTCACAAACTACTACTACGGCAACAACCTGGTGGAGTTCCGCAGCCTGGAGGCCTTCAAGCAAG GCCGGTGGACCAACCTCTTTAAGCTGCCCTACAACTGGATCGGGACAGGACATGTTGTTTACAACGGAGCCTTCTACTACAATCGCGCCTTCACCAAGAACATCATCAAGTACGACCTGAAAATGCGCTACGTGGCGGCCTGGACTCTGCTCCATGATGTGGTCTACGAGGACACCACACCCTGGAAATGGCGGGGACACTCCGACATCGACTTTGCCGTGGACGAGAGTGGCCTTTGGGTGATCTACCCGTGTCTGGACGACGATTACTCCCAGCACGAGGTCATCGTCATAAGCAAGCTGGACCCTGCGGACCTCTCCACCAGGAAGGAGACCACGTGGAGGACGGGGCTGAGGCGCAACTCGTATGGCAACTGCTTCATCATCTGCGGCGTCCTGTACGCGATCGACGTGTACAACCAGAAGGAGGGTGAGGTGGCCTACGCCTACGACACGCACACCAACACCGAGGCCGCGCCCCGGCTGCCCTTCACCAACCAGCACGCCTTCACCACACAGATCGACTACAACCCCAAGGAGAAGGTGCTGTACGCCTGGGACAACGGCCACCAGGTCACCTACAACATCCACTTCGTAGGCCAGTAA
- the olfml2a gene encoding olfactomedin-like protein 2A isoform X2, with product MRSFVVTCAVLLPLPLLLLRAADGLSKVFGDTEPVRMTSEGSDCRCKCVMRPLSVEACARLREGSLRVEDFYTVETVSSGSDCRCSCTAPPSSLNPCENEWKMEKLKKQAPELLKLQSMVDLLEGTLYSMDLMKVHAYMNKVVAQMNTLEESIKTNLTRENDFMRESVMSLTNQLKRYENYSDIMVSIKKEISSLALQLLQKDSASETKAQETESKKVKDAAKTPNKKPPAARPPPKTPKEKPVKAKKESVKPGRPIKPDPTAKTKALGHQPGVVRSITYYKSNPAESTEAGKGDRESGAKTHTIHSIEDKEASEVILETLRVTTALPAAARTTTVTTTSRSTTTQASRINSTARPGEAPEPVSTIKPGLQSPPNKTVKAVECEGTIASVEIPVRHHSYGRNEGAWMKDPVAKDSKIYVTNYYYGNNLVEFRSLEAFKQGRWTNLFKLPYNWIGTGHVVYNGAFYYNRAFTKNIIKYDLKMRYVAAWTLLHDVVYEDTTPWKWRGHSDIDFAVDESGLWVIYPCLDDDYSQHEVIVISKLDPADLSTRKETTWRTGLRRNSYGNCFIICGVLYAIDVYNQKEGEVAYAYDTHTNTEAAPRLPFTNQHAFTTQIDYNPKEKVLYAWDNGHQVTYNIHFVGQ from the exons GTGTTTGGTGACACCGAGCCGGTGAGGATGACTTCGGAAGGCTCCGACTGCCGATGTAAGTGCGTGATGCGGCCACTGAGCGTGGAGGCGTGCGCTCGCCTGCGGGAGGGGAGCCTGAGGGTGGAGGACTTCTACACGGTGGAGACGGTCAGCTCCGGCTCGGACTGCAGGTGCTCATGCAcggccccgccctcctcccTCAACCCCTGTGAGAATGAGTGGAAGATGGAGAAGCTGAAGAAACAGGCACCCGAGCTGCTGAAG CTCCAATCCATGGTGGACCTCCTGGAGGGCACATTGTACAGTATGGATCTGATGAAGGTCCATGCCTACATGAACAAGGTCGTGGCCCAGATGAACACACTTGAGGAG AGCATCAAGACCAACCTCACCAGGGAAAATGACTTCATGCGGGAAAGCGTGATGAGTTTAACCAATCAGCTGAAACGCTACGAGAACTACTCTGACATCATGGTCAGCATCAAAAAGGAGATATCCAGCTTGGCCCTTCAGCTGCTGCAGAAAGATTCGGCGTCCGAGACCAAAGCTCAG GAAACTGAAAGCAAGAAGGTTAAGGATGCGGCAAAAACCCCGAACAAGAAGCCCCCGGCCGCCAGACCACCACCAAAAACGCCCAAGGAGAAGCCCGTCAAGGCCAAAAAGGAGTCGGTGAAGCCTGGAAGGCCGATCAAGCCGGACCCTACGGCAAAAACCAAGGCCTTGGGCCACCAGCCAGGTGTGGTCAGGAGCATTACCTACTACAAGTCCAACCCGGCAGAGAGCACAGAGGCTGGGAAAGGGGACCGAG AGAGCGGCGCCAAAACTCACACGATCCACAGCATAGAGGACAAAGAGGCTTCTGAAGTCatcctggagaccctcagggtcaCAACAGCCCTGCCAGCAGCAGCCAGAACCACTACCGTCACCACGACGTCCAGAAGTACGACCACACAGGCGTCCCGCATCAACTCCACAGCCAGGCCAGGTGAAGCTCCTGAGCCGGTGTCCACAATCAAACCTGGTCTCCAAAGTCCTCCTAACAAAACAG TGAAAGCCGTGGAGTGTGAGGGCACCATAGCTTCGGTGGAGATTCCCGTGCGGCATCACAGTTACGGGAGGAACGAGGGCGCGTGGATGAAGGACCCGGTCGCCAAGGACTCCAAGATCTACGTCACAAACTACTACTACGGCAACAACCTGGTGGAGTTCCGCAGCCTGGAGGCCTTCAAGCAAG GCCGGTGGACCAACCTCTTTAAGCTGCCCTACAACTGGATCGGGACAGGACATGTTGTTTACAACGGAGCCTTCTACTACAATCGCGCCTTCACCAAGAACATCATCAAGTACGACCTGAAAATGCGCTACGTGGCGGCCTGGACTCTGCTCCATGATGTGGTCTACGAGGACACCACACCCTGGAAATGGCGGGGACACTCCGACATCGACTTTGCCGTGGACGAGAGTGGCCTTTGGGTGATCTACCCGTGTCTGGACGACGATTACTCCCAGCACGAGGTCATCGTCATAAGCAAGCTGGACCCTGCGGACCTCTCCACCAGGAAGGAGACCACGTGGAGGACGGGGCTGAGGCGCAACTCGTATGGCAACTGCTTCATCATCTGCGGCGTCCTGTACGCGATCGACGTGTACAACCAGAAGGAGGGTGAGGTGGCCTACGCCTACGACACGCACACCAACACCGAGGCCGCGCCCCGGCTGCCCTTCACCAACCAGCACGCCTTCACCACACAGATCGACTACAACCCCAAGGAGAAGGTGCTGTACGCCTGGGACAACGGCCACCAGGTCACCTACAACATCCACTTCGTAGGCCAGTAA
- the LOC114799778 gene encoding uncharacterized protein LOC114799778 → MKDDGREVMSGPWRGRDRRRPPSCSGSRGGLLQKGPRRPSTAPADTGLQRPGQDLPETPRCAVVRSSRDGLGKSVSLSALHLYLPSSSDAAEKEREAAQGKSIRDLAEDRCLGRRSGTQSDADVAADQAQQDQTEIRPREYGPETPTPRVFTWSQTLEDSEGAKNNTADKNAQREQDESTDKPNRGEEDPEDCANQTEKNHLSEDDQGYTGQAVNKAEQCAVLHAVGPENPSVSLDQGRRGCGMDSTAEGEGRGTQGSKILTTRVHILTSAPSFFWRVMDLTAIASTAILPSSHGPGSVYRSTSRDVPHGRTKNRVHSSLLYPRKEAGKVLDPRLTVRGTEIIPLPKSKKTPRLCMGVLGDQESTERPFPG, encoded by the exons ATGAAGGACGATGGCAGGGAAGTGATGAGTGGACCGTGGAGAGGACGAGACAGAAGGAGACCCCCGTCCTGTTCTGGCAGTAGGGGAGGGCTCCTTCAGAAAGGACCTCGGAGGCCAAGTACTGCACCTGCAGACACCGGCCTCCAGAGACCAGGCCAGGACCTACCAG AAACTCCCAGGTGCGCAGTGGTCAGGAGCTCCAGAGATGGTCTGGGGAAATCCGTGTCCCTTTCCGCCCTCCACCTGTACCTGCCCTCGTCGTCCGATGCGGCGGAGAAGGAGCGGGAGGCAGCACAGGGGAAGTCCATCCGTGACCTCGCTGAAGACCG GTGTCTGGGGAGGAGATCAGGAACGCAGAGCGACGCAGACGTTGCTGCAGACCAGGCGCAGCAAGATCAGACGGAGATCAGACCACGGGAGTACGGCCCAGAGACCCCAACACCACGGGTCTTCACATGGAGCCAAACGCTGGAGGACTCGGAGGGTGCCAAGAACAACACAGCAGACAAAAATGCACAACGAGAGCAGGACGAGAGCACGGACAAACCAAATAGGGGGGAAGAAGATCCAGAGGACTGCGCAAACCAAACAGAGAAGAACCATCTCAGTGAAGATGACCAGGGCTACACTGGACAAGCAGTAAACAAGGCAGAGCAATGCGCCGTTCTTCATGCTGTAGGCCCCGAGAATCCTTCTGTTAGTCTAGACCAGGGCAGGCGTGGATGTGGAATGGACTCAACGGCAGAAGGTGAGGGACGAGGGACCCAGGGATCAAAAATCCTCACCACAAGGGTCCACATTCTCACCTCGGCCCCATCATTCTTCTGGAGAGTCATGGACTTGACAGCCATCGCCTCAACTGCTATTCTGCCGTCGTCTCATGGACCCGGCTCTGTCTACAGGTCGACCTCCAGAGATGTCCCTCATGGAAGAACGAAGAACAGAGTTCACTCCAGTCTCCTGTATCCCCGGAAGGAGGCAGGGAAAGTTCTAGATCCCCGGCTGACAGTCAGGGGCACTGAGATCATCCCACTTCCCAAAtcaaaaaaaaccccaaggCTCTGTATGGGGGTCCTAGGGGACCAGGAGTCCACAGAACGTCCATTTCCAGGCTGA